A portion of the Cryptomeria japonica chromosome 5, Sugi_1.0, whole genome shotgun sequence genome contains these proteins:
- the LOC131875827 gene encoding disease resistance protein RPV1-like, which produces MAPTSSTDCKSEIINAFDEIAPPCASASTPATFRTPSQQLRWDVFINHRGPDVKHTLAKAMYHVLHATGLRVFLDSEELSLGDFLPAALQQAMRSAPLHVVIFSPTYAESIWCLAELSFMLKSGATIIPVFFNVQPTDLRWVAQGEGMYAKAFTKHQEKGRYSLEKLEEWKMALHSVSFYKGEIINNNESRIQHSNRRNLGNGWFWENHSCERIYNQKHLSVESSSFVFDVRGAAAKNELYKKQIELLQDIGFKGETFENIEKGKKIVSNCLKSIRLLIVLDDVDHMNQLDALLPTKDNLGLGSLIIVTTREKEVLRCWGVSSIYKMKTMNLPHARQLFCWHAFLQPSPSLEFEKLVEKFVSVCNGLPLSLKVLGGQLYGWSIKDLWKDLLSKISKILPLDIKICLRVSYDALDVQEKQIFLDIACFFIGKDYKSAIAVWEASGWNGLYDWNRLVNKCLVDIDHANRITMHDHLRDLGREIANTEPPFRIWSPEQITGIQKKLEERVQIRGMILNTETNDESNFPGFLVNTSTGLSRYLPSWLPLKNLRVLELEDSDKLKELWKNGADTPMHLRELGICGCQRFRRFPRSLGLLQHLEKIVVDHSIKLRSLPEEFCFLQSLKHLQLSNCEMLSSLPKNFGYLTNLQHLELSFCLLKEVPISFKQLRFLKHLSIHCCYKLTLESDILENMTTLEYLSLSELPQLKILPCQITNQASLRELYLKDTDINELPDNIGQLNKLRVLEIGSCKIRSLPESMGRLNLLERLELKSLAVVLLPQSFTQLINLHIITIDNCPISEFPFGQESFSSSFCKLEKLTLIWTRMSQILISEECCPGLQTLPTALKFIEVEYCTTLRNMRITAGLSNLQTLKIKDCPELDSVPSFAELTSLQIIEFIRCGRIKKIKGLKHCRSLNILIIFSCKELDAIPSLAELTSLRKIDLKECHKLSKIGSLQHCRSLEALLISDCQDLHSIASLADLISLRIFELRGRNKVEKIEGLQHCKSLKELVVEYTRWQLPCIGSSLEQMQRLKIVQLVAKKRSAIELCTKTIQRWPSDIIICTKAAPDAASIINPSAVPNLSVVQSFGKSKYAEVGNLSTARSFMLCLVINCNSPRMFLRLVANCYEESVIWLDEGRAIVIGMFAQHSRSLNSVYFNIRREIQSDGVDNEDNEGSGVTEVEKGFLVSGEENSMVEGFHRLFALLGN; this is translated from the exons ATGGCACCTACTTCTTCCACTGATTGTAAATCAGAAATTATAAATGCTTTTGATGAAATTGCACCACCATGTGCATCTGCATCAACTCCTGCTACATTCAGAACGCCATCACAACAGCTTCGGTGGGATGTATTCATTAATCATCGTGGACCTGATGTCAAACACACACTAGCTAAAGCTATGTACCACGTCCTCCATGCCACGGGTCTCAGGGTTTTTCTTGATTCCGAGGAGTTGTCATTGGGGGATTTCTTGCCTGCAGCACTACAACAAGCAATGCGTAGTGCTCCCCTTCATGTGGTGATTTTCTCTCCCACCTATGCAGAATCGATATGGTGTCTTGCCGAACTATCCTTTATGCTAAAATCTGGTGCAACTATTATTCCTGTTTTCTTCAATGTTCAGCCTACCGATTTGCGATGGGTGGCTCAAGGAGAAGGAATGTACGCTAAAGCCTTTACAAAGCATCAAGAAAAGGGTAGATACAGCTTGGAAAAGCTTGAAGAGTGGAAGATGGCGCTCCACAGTGTTTCATTTTATAAGGGCGAAATCATCAATAATAATGA AAGTCGAATCCAGCATTCAAATCGTAGGAATCTGGGGAATGGGTGGTTCTGGGAAAACCACTCTTGCGAAAGAATATATAATCAGAAACACTTATCTGTAGAAAGCTCCAGTTTTGTTTTTGATGTTAGAGGTGCTGCAGCTAAAAATGAGTTATATAAAAAGCAGATTGAACTCCTCCAAGATATTGGTTTCAAAGGTGAAACATTTGAAAACATAGAAAAAGGcaagaaaattgtttcaaattgtttAAAATCTATTCGTCTGCTCATCGTTTTGGATGATGTGGATCATATGAATCAACTGGATGCGCTCTTGCCCACAAAGGATAACCTCGGATTGGGGAGTTTAATCATTGTCACAACAAGGGAGAAGGAAGTTCTCCGATGTTGGGGTGTTTCCTCCATTTATAAAATGAAAACAATGAATTTACCTCATGCTAGGCAACTTTTTTGCTGGCATGCATTCTTACAACCCTCTCCATCGTTGGAATTTGAGAAACTTGTTGAAAAGTTTGTAAGTGTCTGTAATGGGCTACCTTTATCTTTGAAGGTACTTGGAGGACAACTTTATGGCTGGTCTATCAAGGACTTATGGAAGGATCTATTGAGTAAGATCTCTAAAATATTGCCCTTGGATATTAAAATTTGCCTAAGAGTGAGCTATGATGCTCTAGATGTTCAAGAGAAACAGATATTCTTAGACATTGCCTGTTTTTTCATTGGAAAAGACTACAAAAGCGCCATTGCAGTGTGGGAGGCATCGGGCTGGAATGGTCTGTATGATTGGAATAGACTTGTAAATAAGTGTCTTGTTGACATTGATCATGCCAATCGCATAACAATGCATGATCACTTGAGGGATTTAGGAAGGGAAATAGCAAATACTGAGCCACCCTTCCGTATATGGTCCCCAGAACAGATTACGGGCATTCAGAAAAAACTGGAG GAAAGAGTCCAGATTCGAGGAATGATATTGAATACAGAAACTAATGATGAATCCAATTTTCCTGGTTTCCTGGTCAATACAAGTACAGGACTTTCAAG ATATCTTCCATCATGGCTACCATTAAAAAATCTACGGGTTTTAGAACTTGAGGACTCTGACAAATTAAAAGAACTGTGGAAGAATGGCGCCGAC ACTCCGATGCATTTACGAGAGTTGGGTATTTGTGGCTGCCAAAGATTCCGAAGGTTTCCAAGGTCACTAGGACTTCTACAGCACTTGGAAAAGATAGTTGTGGATCATAGCATCAAACTGAGGAGTTTGCCAGAAGAGTTTTGCTTTCTACAATCATTAAAGCACCTGCAGCTAAGTAATTGTGAGATGCTTTCATCATTACCTAAGAATTTCGGCTATTTGACAAATCTGCAGCATTTAGAATTGTCCTTTTGCCTGTTGAAGGAGGTGCCAATATCTTTCAAACAACTGAGGTTCCTGAAGCATCTCAGTATACACTGCTGTTATAAGCTCACCTTAGAGTCAGACATCCTTGAAAACATGACAACACTCGAGTATTTGAGTCTGTCAGAGCTTCCGCAACTGAAAATATTGCCTTGCCAAATCACAAATCAGGCCTCTTTGAGAGAGCTCTACTTAAAAGATACCGACATAAACGAGCTCCCAGATAACATTGGTCAACTCAACAAGTTGAGAGTACTGGAGATAGGGTCATGTAAGATTCGCTCTTTACCAGAGTCCATGGGGCGTCTGAATCTTTTAGAGCGTTTGGAATTGAAGAGTTTGGCAGTGGTACTTTTACCACAATCATTCACACAACTGATAAATCTGCATATTATTACAATAGACAATTGCCCAATCAGTGAATTTCCTTTTGGGCAGgagtcattttcttcatcattctgCAAGCTCGAGAAATTAACCTTAATCTGGACAAGAATGTCCCAGATTTTAATTTCTGAAGAATGTTGTCCTGGCCTTCAGACCCTGCCAACAGCATTGAAGTTCATAGAGGTGGAATACTGTACAACACTGAGAAACATGAGGATTACTGCTGGTTTGTCAAACCTTCAAACGCTCAAGATAAAAGACTGTCCAGAGCTAGATTCGGTTCCAAGTTTTGCTGAATTAACGTCTctacaaataattgaatttataagATGTGGCAGAATTAAGAAGATAAAAGGTTTAAAACACTGCAGATCATTGAACATTCTGATTATATTTTCCTGTAAAGAGTTAGATGCTATTCCAAGTTTGGCAGAATTAACTTCTCtaagaaaaattgatttgaaagAGTGCCACAAGCTTTCAAAGATAGGCAGTTTACAGCACTGCAGATCTCTGGAGGCACTATTGATAAGCGACTGTCAGGATTTGCATTCCATAGCAAGTTTGGCAGACTTAATTTCTCTCAGAATATTTGAGTTGAGAGGTCGCAACAAAGTAGAGAAGATAGAAGGCTTACAACACTGCAAATCATTGAAGGAGCTGGTGGTAGAATATACCCGCTGGCAGCTACCCTGCATAGGAAGTAGCTTGGAGCAGATGCAAAGATTGAAGATTGTGCAACTAGTGGCAAAGAAGAGATCAGCTATTGAGCTATGCACTAAGACCATACAG AGATGGCCATCAGATATAATAATATGTACGAAGGCAGCCCCTGACGCGGCATCAATTATAAATCCGTCGGCCGTTCCCAATCTTTCAGTTGTTCAGTCCTTTGGTAAGTCCAAGTATGCAGAGGTAGGCAATCTTTCCACTGCCAGATCCTTTATGCTATGTTTAGTTATAAACTGTAACTCTCCACGCATGTTCCTTCGTCTAGTTGCGAATTGTTACGAGGAATCTGTAATATGGCTGGATGAGGGCAGAGCTATAGTGATAGGTATGTTTGCACAACATTCAAGATCCCTCAATTCAGTGTATTTTAACATAAGACGTGAGATCCAATCGGATGGGGTAGATAATGAAGACAATGAAGGAAGTGGAGTGACGGAAGTGGAGAAAGGATTTCTTGTGAGCGGGGAAGAAAATAGCATGGTGGAGGGTTTCCACCGCTTATTTGCACTTCTAGGAAATTGA